CGCTTCGGGGCTCGTTGCACAAACGGGAAGGAGGCAGACACGATGAGAGGACGTATCTTGGCCGTGCTCGTGGCAGCCGCCGTCACCGCCGCGGTGCTTCCGGCGCTGGCGCAGACGCCGGTGACCGTGACCTGGTCCACGCTGGCCACCGGTGGCCCGGTCGTCTCGGACGTCTACCGGGCGCTGGCCCAGCAGTTCGAGCGGCAGAACCCGGGCGTTCGCGTCAACGTGCAGATCCAGCCCGGCACGTCGGGCGAGCAGTACAACCGGTACGTGACCTTGTTCGCGGCGAAAGACGCGTCGGTCGATGTCATCTCGATCGACGTGATCTGGCCCGCGCCGATGGTGGCGGCGGGGTGGCTTGCCCCGCTCGATCAATGGTTCACGGCCGGCAAGCGCGAGGTCTTCCTCCCGGGCGCGGTCCGGGCCAATACCATCGGAGGGAAGATCTACGGCGTGCCGTGGTATACGGACGCCGGCCTCCTCTACTATCGCAAGGACCTCCTGGCCAAGTACAACGCCAAGGTCCCGGCCACGTGGGACGAGATGATCGCCACCGCGCAGCGCATCACCGAAAGCGAGAAGAACCCCCAATTGGCGGGTTTTCTCTTTCAGGGCGCCAAGATCGAGGCCCTGGCGGACTTCTTCTACGAAGTCCTCTGGAGCAGCGGCGGCGACGTGCTGGACCCGAGCGGAAAGGTCATCGTCGATAACACCAAGGGCGTGGAGGCGGTAAACTTCATCCTCGACCTCGTTCGCAAGAGCCATGTCGCTCCTCCGGGCGTGGCGACCCTCGCCACCGACGATACACGTGCGGCGTTCCAGGATGGCCGCGCGGTGTTTCTCCGGAACTGGACATACGCCTACGACCTCTTCCAGGGCAGTGGATCGAAGGTCGCCGGCCAGGTGGGGATCGCGCCGCTGCCCAAGGGGGCCGCGGGCCGCAGCGCCTCCACGCTCGGCGGGTGGCAGCTCGCGATCAGCGCCTTTTCTCGCAACAAGGAGGCGGCGTGGAAGTTCGTCGAGTTCATGACCGGTCGGGTCGCGGAGAAGAGCATGGCCCTGCAGTCCAGCACTGTGCCCACCCGCAAAGACATCTTCGACGATCCGGAAGTCAA
Above is a genomic segment from bacterium containing:
- a CDS encoding ABC transporter substrate-binding protein produces the protein MRGRILAVLVAAAVTAAVLPALAQTPVTVTWSTLATGGPVVSDVYRALAQQFERQNPGVRVNVQIQPGTSGEQYNRYVTLFAAKDASVDVISIDVIWPAPMVAAGWLAPLDQWFTAGKREVFLPGAVRANTIGGKIYGVPWYTDAGLLYYRKDLLAKYNAKVPATWDEMIATAQRITESEKNPQLAGFLFQGAKIEALADFFYEVLWSSGGDVLDPSGKVIVDNTKGVEAVNFILDLVRKSHVAPPGVATLATDDTRAAFQDGRAVFLRNWTYAYDLFQGSGSKVAGQVGIAPLPKGAAGRSASTLGGWQLAISAFSRNKEAAWKFVEFMTGRVAEKSMALQSSTVPTRKDIFDDPEVKRRAPQSPDMLRAVLSATPRAQIADYPKMSAIIQANLQAALTNQIPGDEAVKRMAREIRALLAQ